A single Lactuca sativa cultivar Salinas chromosome 8, Lsat_Salinas_v11, whole genome shotgun sequence DNA region contains:
- the LOC111881761 gene encoding LOW QUALITY PROTEIN: cation/H(+) antiporter 24 (The sequence of the model RefSeq protein was modified relative to this genomic sequence to represent the inferred CDS: inserted 1 base in 1 codon; deleted 4 bases in 4 codons): MVNNLVAGEPHHHHHYLDNHQISCRLEVAVPGRVVFVWVFQRRNRDGGMEAIYCSRIHEKHPFGYSSTEKIRRSCRFPLVLLELSLVLVLTHIIRHLLKPLKQPRVISEILGGMIVGPSCLSRYKKFANWIFPGQSAYIYRNIGTFAFMYFMFLSGVKMDLLMIKKATKKQWYIGMVGMVVPTAATALVAVCVRNSLGPEMMKVSSIWGISASLAITAFPVLHPIMRELNLLSSDIGRMALATAVIGDVVGINGLVAFEIAKQAEGRPLAPLGYAMSGLFFSVIIFGGVRLLMFWIIKITPEGKPVEQXYVISILAGVLAVAFLTDMLGLAIVNGPWYLGLAIPDGPPLGSTLTHKCESICSEILMPFAYLNIGLMTDVFAMRDDWSKLQPLFFCSVTGYLTKFVSTLLVTRFFDMSMRDGVTLSLIKSLRGQVELLLFIHWLDFQMIGIPQFTMFVLLTTVMTGIASPLINIVYNPNRPYMINKRRNIQHTPPNTELNVLVCFLDEESVPGMIHLLEVSNPTVHSPFLVYALHLVELVGRAAPMFIDHTGEPKENDKKSQKDYSGAVHKSFQTVHETRGDVIKVHSFTSVAPKRSMYQDVCELALNRKASLIILPYNMSPMRGLAGTDMIQNSVKSLNYTVLDHAPCSVAMLVDKGDFRAPTNLRMSVTLQYHFAMLFLGGADAREALACADRMAGNPNVSLTVIRFLAYNGEGDNEMEKKLDDGLVTSFWVKYEGNEQVAYREVVVRNGEETVAAIRAMNSEDYDLWIVGRKLGVNPILIEGLSSWSENLELGVIGDYVASVDLGSTASVLVVQQQVLRDKETNSGGLRGRISRYFSDILCF; this comes from the exons ATGGTAAATAATTTGGTCGCCGGAGAgccacaccaccaccaccattattTAGACAACCACCAGATAT CTTGTAGGTTGGAGGTGGCAGTCCCTGGTAGGGTTGTTTTTGTTTGGGTTTTCCAACGAAGAAATAGGGATGGAGGAATG GAAGCTATATACTGCTCTCGCATACATGAAAAGCATCCTTTCGGATATTCATCTACGGAGAAAATCCGCAGGAGTTGTCGTTTTCCGCTTGTGTTATTGGAGCTATCGTTGGTTCTTGTGCTTACACATATTATCCGTCACCTTCTCAAACCTCTCAAACAACCACGAGTTATATCCGAGATCCTT GGTGGCATGATTGTTGGACCATCTTGCTTAAGCCGTTACAAGAAGTTTGCGAACTGGATCTTCCCAGGCCAATCGGCGTACATATATCGGAATATTGGTACATTTGCTTTCATGTATTTCATGTTCTTATCCGGGGTGAAGATGGACCTCCTCATGATAAAAAAAGCAACAAAAAAGCAATGGTATATCGGCATGGTTGGTATGGTTGTACCTACGGCAGCAACAGCATTGGTTGCTGTATGTGTCAGAAATTCTTTAGGCCCTGAAATGATGAAAGTTTCTTCGATTTGGGGT ATAAGTGCATCCCTAGCTATAACAGCTTTCCCTGTTCTCCACCCCATCATGAGAGAACTCAACCTTTTGAGCTCTGATATAGGTCGAATGGCATTAGCTACGGCTGTTATTGGTGACGTGGTCGGAATTAATGGGCTCGTCGCATTTGAGATTGCTAAACAAGCGGAAGGTCGGCCCTTGGCGCCATTGGGATACGCCATGTCTGGGCTATTCTTTTCTGTAATTATCTTTGGTGGGGTTCGATTGTTGATGTTTTGGATCATTAAGATAACACCAGAAGGGAAACCAGTTGAGC GTTACGTAATTTCGATCTTAGCAGGAGTTCTAGCGGTGGCGTTCTTGACTGATATGCTTGGGCTCGCCATAGTTAATGGTCCATGGTATTTGGGTCTGGCGATCCCTGATGGCCCACCGTTAGGATCTACCTTGACCCATAAGTGTGAATCAATTTGTTCTGAAATATTGATGCCATTTGCATATTTAAACATCGGCTTGATGACAGATGTGTTTGCCATGAGGGATGATTGGTCGAAATTGCAGCCTTTGTTTTTTTGTAGCGTT ACTGGATATTTAACGAAATTTGTGTCAACTTTACTGGTTACTCGATTCTTTGACATGTCCATGAGAGATGGGGTGACCTTGAGTTTGATAAAGAGCTTGAGAGGTCAAGTCGAGCTTTTGCTTTTTATACACTGGTTGGACTTTCAG ATGATCGGGATTCCACAGTTTACTATGTTTGTACTTTTGACAACGGTGATGACGGGAATAGCATCGCCGTTAATCAACATAGTCTACAATCCAAATAGGCCATACATGATCAATAAACGACGAAACATCCAACATACTCCTCCTAACACCGAACTCAACGTTCTGGTGTGCTTCCTTGATGAAGAAAGTGTTCCAGGAATGATCCACCTTCTAGAAGTTTCTAACCCAACAGTACACAGTCCTTTCTTAGTATACGCTCTTCATCTTGTCGAGCTTGTGGGCCGAGCTGCTCCCATGTTCATCGATCATACAGGAGAACCCaaagaaaatgataaaaagaGCCAAAAGGATTACAGCGGGGCTGTACATAAATCCTTTCAAACTGTCCATGAAACCAGGGGTGATGTTATTAAGGTTCACTCGTTTACCTCGGTAGCACCAAAAAGAAGCATGTACCAAGATGTTTGTGAGCTTGCTTTGAACAGGAAAGCATCTTTGATAATATTACCGTATAATATGTCCCCAATGAGAGGCTTAGCAGGGACAGATATGATTCAAAACAGTGTGAAATCTTTGAACTACACTGTGTTGGACCATGCACCATGCTCGGTGGCCATGTTAGTCGATAAGGGGGATTTCAGGGCACCCACAAACCTACGCATGTCTGTGACACTACAATACCATTTCGCAATGCTTTTTCTAGGTGGAGCAGACGCAAGGGAAGCATTGGCGTGTGCT GATAGGATGGCTGGGAATCCGAATGTTTCACTTACTGTGATACGGTTTCTTGCGTATAATGGTGAAGGAGATAATGAAATGGAAAAGAAGCTTGATGATGGGCTGGTGACTTCATTTTGGGTGAAATATGAGGGGAATGAGCAAGTGGCTTATCGGGAGGTG GTGGTGAGAAATGGTGAAGAGACTGTAGCAGCTATTCGAGCCATGAATAGTGAGGATTATGATCTTTGGATTGTGGGGAGAAAACTGGGGGTTAATCCGATTTTGATCGAAGGTTTGTCGAGTTGGAGTGAAAATTTGGAGCTTGGAGTGATTGGTGATTATGTTGCATCTGTTGATTTAGGGAGCACGGCTTCAGTTTTGGTAGTGCAACAACAGGTTTTACGAGACAAAGAGACCAATTCTGGGGGATTGCGAGGGCGAATCTCTAGATATTTTagtgatattttatgtttttga